A segment of the Micromonospora sediminicola genome:
TGGGCCGCGGTGACGATCACGACCGTCGGGTACGGCGACCTCTTCCCGGTCACCACTGCGGGACGACTCGTCGCGCTCGGCCTCATGGTCGGCGGGATCGGCCTGATCGGCTTCGTGACCGGGTCGCTCGCGACCTGGATCGTCGAGCGGGTCGCCGACCGGAACCGACCGGAGCCGGCCACGGCCGCCGACGTCGCCGCGCTGCGGGACGAGATCGCCGCGCTGCGGGCCAGGCTGGAATCGAGATCCCCCGCCGCCGGGATGCCTGATCGGCTCGCCGTCGATGACTGAGCCGGGGCGCGCCGACGTATCCGGTCACCGGCCGTGGCTCGGACTGCCCGCGGCGCTGGCGTTCATCGCCGTCGTGCTGCTGGTCGACGTGGCGGCCGCCGCGCACGCCGTACTCATCGGTTTCCTGGCCCTGGCCCCGCTGCTGGCCGCCGCCGTGGACACGCCGAGACGGACCGCCGTCGCGTCCGCCGCGGCGACGGCCGCCGCCGTCCTGGCCGGCCTGCCGAGCCAGACCCTCGGCAGCCTCGACCACGTCCTGCGGGTGGCGGTGGTCATCGCGGTCAGCGTCGCGGCACTCTACGTGGCCCGGGCCCGCACATCGCGCGAGGAGCGGATCCGGCGGATGAGCGAGATCGTGCGAGTCACCCAGAAGGCCATCCTGCGGGAGGTCCCACCCAGGATCGGCGACGTCGCGCTGGGCGCACGGTACGTCTCCGCGCAGCGGGGTGCGGGGGTGGGCGGGGACCTCTACGAGGTCGTACCGGGACCGGACCGGGTGCGCGTCATCATCGGTGACGTGTGCGGCAAGGGACTACCGGCGGTGCAGCTCGCCTCGGCGGTCATCGGCGCCTTCCGGCAGTCCGCGATCGTGCGTGACCGGCTGGAGGAGGTCGCCACGGATCTCGACGCCCTGGTCGCCCGGGAACCGAGGCCCGCCTACGGGGTCACCTTCGTCACGGCCGTGCTGCTGGAGGTCCGTGGGCCGGACCTGTGGGTGATGAGCTGCGGGCATCCCGTGCCGCTGCGACACCGTCCCGGGCGCACGTCCGTCCCGCTCGGCGAGCAGGAGCCGGACCGGCCGCTCGGGCTGGGCGGCCGGCGTACCCCGCCGGCACGCCACACCTGGTCGACCGGTGACCGGTTGCTGCTCTACACCGACGGGCTGATCGAGGCGCGCGACCACGCCGGCAGGTTCTTTCCGCTTCGGCTGCTGGACCGCCCGCTGTCCGCCCCCTCCCTGCCGAGGGCGCTCGACGCGGTCTGGCGCGCGGTGCGCACGCACGTCGGTGGCGAACCTCGCGACGATCTCGCGCTGTTGCTGATCGAGCGGCTGCCGGACGCGGGCGGCGACGCCGGTCGGTAGCGGGCCGTCCCGTGTGACGTCAGGCCGGCACGTCGGCGTCGACCGACGTGGTGGCCCCGCTCGACGTGGCAACGGGGCCCGGTGTCGGTGGGGCGGTGACGGCGGGCGTGGACCGCGCGTCAGGGGTCGGCGGGACCGGCGGGGAGACGGACGGGGGCGGGTGCGGATCGTCATGAACCTGTCGTATTGCCTGCCGAACACTGGGGGTAGGTCGTGAGGAACGCCGATCGAGTGAGGAGACCAGTCATGACCTACCCGTGGTTCTTTCCGGAGGGAACACCCGCGCTGTTCCACGACGGCCCGGCCGCGAACGACACCCGGTTGGCCTGCCGGGTGGTCGAGCAGCTGAGTGGTGACCCGCTGCTGCGCCACGAGCGCATCTGTGTGGAGGCGCAGAACGGGGTGGTCATCCTGGAGGGACGGGTGGGCTCGGCCGACGCGGCGGCCCGTGCCCGGGCTCTCGCCTGGGCCGTGCCCGGGGTGCACGATGTCAACGTCAGGGTGCACGTGGTGTGACGCCGCCAGGCGGGGACGACAGGAGAAACAGATCATGGCAGTTGATCCCGTCGGTCGGGACCTGAAGGCGTTTCTCGCCGCCGACTCCGACGCTCCGGTGGTGATGCTCAACCTGCTGCGCTTCGCCGAGGGCGGGCGGGAGTCCTACGAGCGGTACGGCGCCGCCCTGCGGGAGACGTTCCTGCCCCGCTACGGCGGCGAGGTGCTCTACGCCGGCGACGGTGCGCCGGCGCTGGTGGCGGAGGAGGGCCAGGCGTGGGACGCGGTGCTGCTGGTGCGTTATCCGAGCCGGGCGGCGTTCAGCCGGATGGTCGCCGACCCGGAGTACCAGGAGGTGACCCGGTGGCGTACAGCGGCGCTGGAGGAGGCCGTGCTGCAGCCCACGGTGCCCTGGACCAAGGAGTGAGCCCGGCCCGGCCGCGACGGCGGACGCACCTGGCAGCCCTGTCGACGGCGGTCCTGCTCGCCACCGGCTGCGCCGGCGAACCGGAGCCCCCGCGGCCGTCACCGGAGCCGACCTCCACCGTCCGGCTGGGCACGGTCGCCCGGGCCGAGGTGGGCGCCCGTCTCACCGTGACGGCCACCGTCGATCGCGTCATCACCGGCACCGCCTTCGTGGTGCGCGACGTCGACTTCACCGACGGGACCCTGCTCGTGCTGTCCGTCGATCCGGCCAGCGCGGAACCGCCGCAACTGGTGACCGTGAGCGGCACCGTCGTCGACTTCTCGTACCGCGACCTGTCCGACCGCTACCGGCTCGGGCCCGCCGGCGCGTACCGGGAGTTCGAGGGTGGTCGGGCGCTCGCCGCCGAGCAGGTGAACGGCTGGAACTGACGGTCAGTTGTCGAGTCGGTCACGCAGGTCGTCGACCTGCTGCTGGAGCCGGTCCACCGCGCCCTCGTTGTTGAGGAACGTGCTGATGCCCGCGCCGAGCGCCAGCCCGAGCAGCAGGGCGATCACACTGAGCACGAGGCCGCCGATCGCCACGCCGCGGCCGGTGACTCCCGGCCGGGCGGCCATCTTGAGGCCGACGATGCCCAGGACGACGCCGACGATGGCGAGGACCACGCCGATCCAGGCGAGGATGGCGGTGAGCACGCTGAACAGCGCGGCCACGCCGAACACGAGGGCGAGCGCGGCGGCCGTGCTGGTCTTGGCCGCCGTACCGGATCGGGTCCGGCCGGCGCGGGTCGAGGCGTCGGCCCCGGGGGCCGGTTCGCTGGACGCGGTCATGGTGCTCCCTCCACCACGCCGTGTGGCGCGGGCCTGTGCCGGCCGCTTCCCCCGTCACCGTCGACTCATGCCTGCCGACTCTCGGTCCGACGGGCGATGTCGGGCAGGTGTTCCGGCAGCGCCACGGAACGCAGGTCGGCCAGCACGTCGTCCAGGAGGCGGGTGATCCGCGGCTGGTCGCGTCCCGCCCGCCGGACGTCGTCGACCGCGACCGCGAGGAAACCGTCGAAGTCCTGCGCCCTGGCCCGTACCCGTGGCGTGCCGTCGGGGTCGTCGACGAGCAGGCGGTGACCGGGCCGGCCGGCGAGGCGGCGCAGCAGATCGTGCATCTCCTGGACGCTGCGCACCGCGGTGGTGGTGTCGTTGATCCCGGGTGACAGGGCCCGCTCGGCGATGTCGGTCAACTGCCGGAACCCGAACCCGACGTCCTGACCCAGGGTCCGTTCCACGCCGAGGCTCACCGCGACGCACGCCCGCGTCTCCGGCACGCTCGCCGGGAGCTGGCCGCCGGGCAGCGGATGGACCGCGATCAGCGGTTGCCCGGCCACCACGAAGTCGCCCGGCGCGGGCAGGACCGACAGGGCGCAGTCGTGTTCGCGGGCCAGCGCGGCGAGCCGGCCGAGGTCGACGTGTTCGACCATGCCGGGCTGCGCCGCGGTGATCACCTGCACTGGCGGGGTCAGCGGTGCGACGGGCGCGCCGGCCGGGCCGACCGGATACTGCTCCTCGATCACCCGGCGGGTCTGGGCGCCGACCGCCGCGATGATGTGTGAGACCCGCATGACCGTGGTGACGTGGTGCAGGTAGTAGACGAACAGCCCGCTGCTGGCGAGCACGAAGGTCATCGTCACGGCGAGCGAGAGTTCCGGCAGCCGGGCGTCGGGGCCGGCCGGCAGTGCCGCCAGCACCACCATAGCGAACAGCGCGGTCGCCAGGAAGGTGCCCAGAGCCGCCTGCGTGATCCGGTCCCGCAGGAAGGTCCGCAGCACCCGGGGGGAGTACTGGCTGCTGGCGAGCTGGACGGCCACCACGGTGATGGAGAAGACCAGCGCGGTGAACGAGATCATCGCGGTGATGATGGAGGACAGCAGCGACCGGGCGCCGGCCACGCTGCTGGGCAGGAACCCGGCGGTGGGCAGGCCCAGGCGCAGCTCGGCCACCGACAGGCCGACGGCCAGCAGCACGGCCCCGGCGGCGAACGCCGCCGGCACCAGCCAGAATCCCGACCACGCGGCCGCCAGGCGGGACCGGACGGTACGCGGAGTGCCGCTCATCCCGCCGTAGTCCCCGGTACGCGCCCTTTGCATACCTGGCGAAGTGTCTGTTTTACCTTGAGGCGGACCCCGACTGGGCACAACGGCGCCGGCAAGAGCACTCTGCTGCGGGAGCCGACCGAGGGCATCCAGCCGTCGGTGGTCGCCGAGATCCAGGAGCGGATCGTCGGGCTGACCCGGCAGTCCGGCTTCAGCGTGCTGCTCGTCGAGCAGCACCTCGGGTTCGCGCTGCGGGTGGCGAACCGCTACCACGTCCTCGAATCCGGCCGGGTCACCTCGCACGGCGACGGGGGAGTCACGGCGGAGCGGCCGGTGCGTCGGTATCGATTTACATTGACGTTGGTCTCTACTAACATCGTGGCTGGGAGTCGCCAAGCGCTGCTGGGCAGCAGTGCCGTCCACCTCTGGGACGGCTTGAATCGATCGGCGTCACCTTCTCCGGGGTGGGCACCCAGCGAAGACCACTGGGCGCCGGCGCATCCACTGGAGCATCATGAAAATCTCACGGACAGCACGCCGTCTGGGACTGGGCGCGGTAGCGGTTCTCGTCGCCTCGTTCACGATGGTCGCCGTCAACCAGGCCGGTCCGGCCTCGGCGCACGGATCGGTCACCAACCCGCCGTCACGCAACTACGGATGTTACGAGCGCTGGGGTTCCGACCACCTCAACCCCACGATGGCCCAGACCGACCCGATGTGCTGGCAGGCGTGGCAGGCCAACCCGAACACCATGTGGAACTGGAACGGCCTGTACCGCGAGAACGTCGGCGGCAACCACCAGGCCGCCGTGCCGGACGGGCAACTGTGCAGCGGCGGTCGCACCCAGAATGGCCTGTACGCCTCGCTCGACGCGGTCGGCGCGTGGACCGCGAAGCCGATGCCGAACAACTTCACCCTGACGCTGACCGACGGCGCTCGGCACGGCGCCGACTACATGTTGATCTACATCACCAAGCAGGGTTTCGACCCGACCACCCAGCCCCTCACCTGGAACAGCCTCGAGCTGGTACTCCGCACCGGCAGCTACCCGACCACCGGGCTCTACGAGGCGCAGGTGAACGCGGGCAACCGTACCGGGCGGCACGTCGTCTACACCATCTGGCAGGCGTCCCACCTCGACCAGCCGTACTACCTCTGCAGTGACGTGATCTTCGGCGGTGGCGGCACCCCGCCGCCGACGACCCCGCCGCCCACCACGCCGCCGCCCACCACCCCGCCGCCGACGACTCCGCCGCCCACCACGCCGCCGCCGGCCGGAAACGGTGCCTGCACCGCCACCTTCCGCAAGACGAACGAGTGGTCCGGTGGATTCGGCGCCGAGGTCACCGTCCGGGCCGGCAACGCCGCCATCTCCGGATGGACGGTGGCATGGACCTGGCCCAACGGCCAGAGCATCACCAACTCCTGGAACGCGACGGTCACCTCGAGCGGTTCGTCGGTCACCGCGTCGAACGTCGCCTACAACGGCTCCCTGAGCGCCAACGCCACCACCAGCTTCGGCTTCAACGCCTCCTGGAACGGCACCAACTCCGCACCCACCCTCACCTGCACCGCCCGGTAACAGCATCCGCGGTGGGGTGGCGCGGCACGCGCCACCCCACCGCGCCGCCGGCAGGGCCGTGCGCCGGGGGTGGCAGTGCGGACGGACCCGACCTTCGGGCAGAGGTCCATGCGCTGCTCTCCGCCACCATCAGGAACCGCGACGAGGTGAGGAACGACCATGATCTCCCGGGTACGCGTCAGCGGCTGGTGCCGAAGCGGCGTCGTGTGGATCGAGGTGTGCCTGCTGGCCGCGTCGATCGGTGTCGCCGCCCTGGTCACCTCGACCACCCCGAGGACGGACCCGGAGGTTCTCCGCCAAGAGATCCTGGCCCGGATGCGCACGACCCTCGAGCAGGTGGACCCGACACATCACGGCCACGCCGGGCACACCGCCCCGCAGGGGTCGGCCGGAGAGCAGGCCGCGCCGGCGGTCGTCTGCGGAGTCCATGTCTACGGCTACGAGCCCACCGGGGCCACCACGCTGGCCGACGTCCGGACGGTCTACGGCTTCCACCTCTGTGGCGTCGCCGAACAGAAGCGCCATTGGGACGGAGCGGTCAAACTCGTCGGCCCACTGATCATGGACATGACCACCCGACCTCCCGGCGTCGAGGTGGTCGAGGCGACAGCCGACGTCAGGTTCGTCGACCGGCTACGGGAGATGTTCCCCGACAAGTACGAGGACCTGGCACTCAGGGAAGCGTTGCCCGCATCGGAGATGGCCGACCTGCGGCGCCGGTACGACGCCGCCGCCGGCCTCTGACCACGCCGAGCGGCCGCCTCCGGTCACCTCGTGTTGGTGAGAGTGCCGCAGGCCTCTCTCATTCGTCGTATCAAATTCAAGGTGGTCTAACTCTGGACGTTTACTGTTAACAGTCCTAATAATAAGGCCCTCGGTTCCGCCCCGATCCGGAAGGGCCACCCCCATGCGCCGCCCCGCCATCCTCGCCCTGGCCGCCGTCCTGGCCGCCGGTGCTGCCACCGTCCACCTGGCGTCGTCCGCCTCCGCGGCCGCCGCCTGCTATCCCGCCTGGTCGTCGTCCGCCGTGTACGTCGGCGGCGGTCAGGCGTCGTACCAGGGCGTCAACTACCAGGCCAAGTGGTGGACCCAGAACGAGAACCCGGCCACGCACAGCGGCCAGTGGGACGTCTGGGCCAACCAGGGCGCCTGCGGCGGCTCCACCCCGCCGACCACGCCACCCCCGACCACGCCACCCCCGACCACGCCACCCCCGACCACGACGCCACCGTCCACCCCGCCCCCGACGACCACCCCGCCGCCGACCACGCCCCCGCCGACCGGCAACGGTCAGCTGCCGAAGCACTTCCTCACCGGTTACTGGCAGAACTTCGACAACCCGGCCCGGGAGATCCGGCTCCGTGACGTACCGGCCACCTACGACCTGATCGCGGTCGCGTTCGCCGACGCGACGAACACGCCCGGCACGGTGTCCTTCAGCATCGACCCGGGCCTGAGCGCCTCACTCGGCGGCTACACCGACGCCGACTTCAGGAACGACGTCGCCACCCTGCACTCGCGGGGCAAGAAGGTGATCATCTCGGTCGGTGGCGAGCGCGGCACGATCTCGGTCGCCAGTTCCAGCGCCGCAACGAACTTCGCCAACTCGATCGTCGGCCTCATCGCCAGCTACGGGTTCGACGGCGTCGACATCGACCTGGAGAACGGCGTCAACGCGACGTACATGGGTCAGGCCCTGCGGGACATCCGCAACCGGACGAACCCGAACCTGATCATCACGATGGCGCCGCAGACCATCGACATGCAGAGCACCGGCAGTCAGTACTTCCAGTTGGCGCTGAGCATCAAGGACATCCTGACCGTCGTCCACACCCAGTACTACAACTCCGGTGCGATGCTCGGCTGCGACAACAACGCCGCGTACGCCCAGGGAACGGTCAACTTCCTCGTGGCGCTCGCCTGCATCCAGCTGGAGAACGGGCTCCGGCCGGACCAGGTGTCCCTCGGGCTGCCCGCCGCGCCGAGCGCCGCCGGTGGCGGCTACGTCAACCCCTCGGTGGTCAACCAGGCCCTCGACTGCCTCGCCAAGGGCATCAACTGCGGCTCCGTGAAGCCGCCGCGCACCTACCCGGGGATCCGTGGCGCCATGACGTGGTCGGTCAACTGGGACGTCACCAACGGCAACGGATTCGCCAACACCGTCCGTCCCCACCTCAACACCCTTCCCTGAACCCCCGCAGGAGAGTGTCATGAAACTCAGGCAGAAGATCCTGGCCCTGGCCGCCGTCACGGTCACCGCCACCGCCCTCGCCGTCGCCCCGATGACCACGTCGAGCGCGGCCGCGGCCTGCTACCCGGCCTGGTCGTCGTCCGCCGTGTACGTCGGCGGCGGCCAGGCGTCGTACCAGGGCGTCAACTACCAGGCCAAGTGGTGGACCCAGAACGAGAACCCGGCCACCCACAGCGGCCAGTGGGACGTCTGGGCCAACCAGGGCACCTGCGGCGGCACCACCCCGACCACCCCGCCCCCCACCGGCCCGACCAACCCGCCCCCGGCCGGCAGGATGGCGGCGGCGCCGTACGTCTATCCCGGCTGGGGCAACCCGCCGGCGCCCTCGACGATCACCGGTCAGGGCGTCCGCGCGTTCACCGTCGCGTTCGTGCTGGCGAACGGCTGCAACCCGGTCTGGGACGGTGAGGGCGGCCTGACCGGCGGCGTCCACGAGTCCTGGATCAACCAGGCCAAGGCCGCCGGCGCCACCATCGTCCCGTCGATCGGCGGGTGGCAGGGCAACAAGCTCGGCCCGAACTGCGCCACCCCGGAGGCCCTCGCCGGCGCGTACCAGAAGGTCATCAACACCTTCGGCCTCAAGGCCATCGAGATCGACATCGAGAACTACGACGAGTTCGAGAACTACACGGTCGCCGACCGCATCGTGAGTGCCCTGGGCATCATCAAGCGCAACAACCCGGGCGTCACCACGATCCTGACCTTCGGTACGACCACGACCGGACCCAACGTGCACGGCGTCCGGCTGATCAACCAGGCCCGGGCGCTGAACGCCAACGTGGACGTCTTCACCATCATGCCGTTCGACTTCGGCGGCGGCGCGGACATGTACACCAGCACCCGCAACGCCGCGGAAGGTCTGAAGAATCAGCTGAAGTCCACGTTCGGCTGGAACGACCAGACCGCGTACGCCCACATGGGCATCTCCGGTATGAACGGGCTGTCCGACCAGCAGGAGGTCACCACGCCGGAGACCTGGACGCGGATCCGTGACTACGCCAGGAGCAACGGGCTCGCTCGATTCACGTTCTGGGCGGTGAACCGGGATCGCGGCTGCGCCGGCGGCGGCGTGGTGTCCAACTGCAGCGGCATCGCCCAGAGCGACTGGGAGTTCAGCCGGATCTCCGCCGGCTTCTGAGAGCTGTTCCACCAGGGCGGCGAAGCCGGGGAGGAGTCCGGGCGGCGGCCCGGACTCCTCCCCGCCCCGCACGGCATCCACCCTTCAGAAGCTGACCCCGAACGGCACCGGCGTCTTCGACGTCCTGACCGTGAGCGGCCGCACGGCTCGGCCGCGGTGTACGTCAGCTCGCCCCGCCCGTTCACCTCCGACAGCGCCCAGTCGCTGTGGAGCACCGAGGCGTGGTGCATCCGCAGCTCGGATCGCGGTGGTGCCGATGGCGGAGCACCCGGCTGCGCCGGGAGTCACGACACCGCGGGACCTGTCGGCGCCGTGGCGCCGTCGTTCGGCTCAGCGACCGACCTGGCGGGTGCGCTGCGGCGTGCGTCGACCGCCCCGGGTCACTCGGGTCGGTGGGATCGGTCCACGCCCTTGTGCACGCGGACCGTGCGCTCCACGAGCTCACGCAGCGTGCCCTCGTCGACGTCGTCGAGCCGCTTGAGGTAGAGGCAGCCCTTGCCGGTCCTGTGCGGGCCGAGCCGGGCGAGCAACGTCGGGTAGCGCTCCTCGTAACCGCCGACCAGATAGAGGACGAGCTGCTGCTTGCGGGGCGAGAAACCGGCCAGGGGCCAGTCGCCGGTGGGGCCGTGGTAGCTGCCGAAGCCCACGATGCTCGGGCCCCACATCACCGGCGGCTCACCCGTCACGTCGCGCAGGATCGCGCACAGGCGCAGGGCGTCGGCACGCCGGCGCTCGTCCGCGACCGCGGCCAGGAAATCGTCGACGCTCGCGTCGGTGGGAACCGTCACCGGCTGCCTTGATGTCGCCACGGCCGTGATGCTGTCACGTCCGTACGACAGGCGCCCCTGCGCGAGGACCGTTGCGCCGCCGACGTCGACGGCATCCGCACGTTCGGTCGAGGGGCCGGACCTCCGGACGCCCCGGTGGTGCCGCTGCCGCACGCCACCCGTCCTCGTCCTCCCAGTTCCGCGACCTGGTGCCGGGGCTCGGCAACCGTCGGCGGCTGGTCGCGCCCGATCTGCGCGGCAGGCGCTCCAGTCGCGAGCGGGATCGGCATGGACCGCGCCGCGCGCCCCGATGCCGTCGGGGAGACGTCGCGACGCTTCGTCCGTCCTCCCGTCGAGTAGGGATCACGCTCACCTGGCGGGGAGCGGCCGGCCGGAACCGCCCCGCAACCCCGGCGATGCCGGATCGGCATGAACACCGCCGATTCCGTCTTCGACCGCATGCCCGATCGCTGCCAGGGTCGAGTCCTGCCCAACCGGCGCTGTCCGGTGCCGGACGCACGACATCGACAAGGAGTGATCATGGTGCTCGCCCCACACCGTCTGGTGGCCGTGGTGTCAGCGGTGGCCCTCGCCGCCTGCGGTCCCGCCGATTCCGGCGATGCCGCCGAACGGCCGACGCCGGACCGTCCGATGACGGCCACCGCGTCCGCCGCGGCCGACCGGGACCGCGCGTTCCGGCACCTGGAGGAGACGTTCGACGCGCGGCTGGGGGTGTACGCGATCGACACCGGAACCGGCGCGACGGTGGGCTACCGGGCCGACGAGCGGTTCGCGTACGCCTCGACGTTCAAGGCGTTGGCCGCCGCGGAGGTTCTCGACGAGACCACGGATGCCGAGCTGGACCGGGTGGTGCGGTACTCGGCGGACGACCTGGTCACCTACTCGCCGATCACCGAGAAGCACGTCGCCGACGGCATGACGCTGCGCGCGCTCGCCGACGCGGCCGTGCGCTACAGCGACAACACCGCCGGTAACCTGCTGCTGCGCCGGCTCGGCGGACCGCAGAGGTTCGAGAAGGAACTGCGCGGGGTCGGCGACAAGGTCACCGCCCCCGCACGGTACGAGACCGCGCTCAACGAGGCGCTCCCGGGGGACCGTAGGGACACCAGCACCGCTCGGGCCCTGGCTCAGGACCTGCGGGCGTACGCCGTCGGCGACTCCCTCGACCCCGCGGACCGCGACATCCTCAACGGCTGGCTGCGGGGCAATACCACGGGCGGCGAGTTGATCCGCGCCGGTGTGCCCGACGGCTGGGTCGTCGGGGACAAGACCGGTTCCGGCGGCTACGGGACCCGCAACGACATCGCGGTGGTCTGGCCACCGGACCGGGCGCCGATCGTGCTCGCGGTGCTGTCCAGCCGCGACCAGAAGGACGCCGACTACGACAACGCCCTGATCGCCCGGGCGGCCGAGGTCGCGATCGCCGTGTTGTGACGGCTCCACCAGCCGGTGCGGCGCCAGCCGTCCGGTAGCGCGGATGGAGGCCGCGGTGAACGCGCCGGTCGCCGGCAGGACCGACACCACCGACGCCGAGAACCACGAATGTCACGGTGCGACGGTGACGCGGTGACACTGCCCGCGCCGTCCGGCGAGCGCTGCAATGGGAATGCCACGCCGCTTGGAAGGAACCCCATGGACGCCACACGAACCGACGAACCGACGCAGCGTCACCGGCCGGCCGTCGACAGCTCCCGGCCCTTCGGGGCCCACCTGCGGATGAGCTGGTGGAAGCCGCTCGTGGTCATCGGTGTCCCACCGGTGGTGATGCTGGTCCTCCAGGTCCTGCTCTATCAGGTCGTGGGCGCCATCGAGGGCAGCGACGACCCGATGTCCCCCGTCATGACGCCGCTGAAGTCCCTGGCCGTCAACATCAGCATCGGCACGTCGGGCGTGGTGGCGGTCCTGCTCCTGGCGCGGATCGCCAAGGTGCCGTGGCGCAGGCTGATCAGCTCACCCCGGGCCGTCGACACCCGCCGCCTGACGT
Coding sequences within it:
- a CDS encoding PP2C family protein-serine/threonine phosphatase, which encodes MTEPGRADVSGHRPWLGLPAALAFIAVVLLVDVAAAAHAVLIGFLALAPLLAAAVDTPRRTAVASAAATAAAVLAGLPSQTLGSLDHVLRVAVVIAVSVAALYVARARTSREERIRRMSEIVRVTQKAILREVPPRIGDVALGARYVSAQRGAGVGGDLYEVVPGPDRVRVIIGDVCGKGLPAVQLASAVIGAFRQSAIVRDRLEEVATDLDALVAREPRPAYGVTFVTAVLLEVRGPDLWVMSCGHPVPLRHRPGRTSVPLGEQEPDRPLGLGGRRTPPARHTWSTGDRLLLYTDGLIEARDHAGRFFPLRLLDRPLSAPSLPRALDAVWRAVRTHVGGEPRDDLALLLIERLPDAGGDAGR
- a CDS encoding BON domain-containing protein: MTYPWFFPEGTPALFHDGPAANDTRLACRVVEQLSGDPLLRHERICVEAQNGVVILEGRVGSADAAARARALAWAVPGVHDVNVRVHVV
- a CDS encoding DUF1330 domain-containing protein, which translates into the protein MAVDPVGRDLKAFLAADSDAPVVMLNLLRFAEGGRESYERYGAALRETFLPRYGGEVLYAGDGAPALVAEEGQAWDAVLLVRYPSRAAFSRMVADPEYQEVTRWRTAALEEAVLQPTVPWTKE
- a CDS encoding DUF4190 domain-containing protein; its protein translation is MTASSEPAPGADASTRAGRTRSGTAAKTSTAAALALVFGVAALFSVLTAILAWIGVVLAIVGVVLGIVGLKMAARPGVTGRGVAIGGLVLSVIALLLGLALGAGISTFLNNEGAVDRLQQQVDDLRDRLDN
- a CDS encoding DUF2254 domain-containing protein; translated protein: MSGTPRTVRSRLAAAWSGFWLVPAAFAAGAVLLAVGLSVAELRLGLPTAGFLPSSVAGARSLLSSIITAMISFTALVFSITVVAVQLASSQYSPRVLRTFLRDRITQAALGTFLATALFAMVVLAALPAGPDARLPELSLAVTMTFVLASSGLFVYYLHHVTTVMRVSHIIAAVGAQTRRVIEEQYPVGPAGAPVAPLTPPVQVITAAQPGMVEHVDLGRLAALAREHDCALSVLPAPGDFVVAGQPLIAVHPLPGGQLPASVPETRACVAVSLGVERTLGQDVGFGFRQLTDIAERALSPGINDTTTAVRSVQEMHDLLRRLAGRPGHRLLVDDPDGTPRVRARAQDFDGFLAVAVDDVRRAGRDQPRITRLLDDVLADLRSVALPEHLPDIARRTESRQA
- a CDS encoding lytic polysaccharide monooxygenase auxiliary activity family 9 protein; translated protein: MKISRTARRLGLGAVAVLVASFTMVAVNQAGPASAHGSVTNPPSRNYGCYERWGSDHLNPTMAQTDPMCWQAWQANPNTMWNWNGLYRENVGGNHQAAVPDGQLCSGGRTQNGLYASLDAVGAWTAKPMPNNFTLTLTDGARHGADYMLIYITKQGFDPTTQPLTWNSLELVLRTGSYPTTGLYEAQVNAGNRTGRHVVYTIWQASHLDQPYYLCSDVIFGGGGTPPPTTPPPTTPPPTTPPPTTPPPTTPPPAGNGACTATFRKTNEWSGGFGAEVTVRAGNAAISGWTVAWTWPNGQSITNSWNATVTSSGSSVTASNVAYNGSLSANATTSFGFNASWNGTNSAPTLTCTAR
- a CDS encoding chitinase — protein: MRRPAILALAAVLAAGAATVHLASSASAAAACYPAWSSSAVYVGGGQASYQGVNYQAKWWTQNENPATHSGQWDVWANQGACGGSTPPTTPPPTTPPPTTPPPTTTPPSTPPPTTTPPPTTPPPTGNGQLPKHFLTGYWQNFDNPAREIRLRDVPATYDLIAVAFADATNTPGTVSFSIDPGLSASLGGYTDADFRNDVATLHSRGKKVIISVGGERGTISVASSSAATNFANSIVGLIASYGFDGVDIDLENGVNATYMGQALRDIRNRTNPNLIITMAPQTIDMQSTGSQYFQLALSIKDILTVVHTQYYNSGAMLGCDNNAAYAQGTVNFLVALACIQLENGLRPDQVSLGLPAAPSAAGGGYVNPSVVNQALDCLAKGINCGSVKPPRTYPGIRGAMTWSVNWDVTNGNGFANTVRPHLNTLP
- a CDS encoding carbohydrate-binding protein, translating into MKLRQKILALAAVTVTATALAVAPMTTSSAAAACYPAWSSSAVYVGGGQASYQGVNYQAKWWTQNENPATHSGQWDVWANQGTCGGTTPTTPPPTGPTNPPPAGRMAAAPYVYPGWGNPPAPSTITGQGVRAFTVAFVLANGCNPVWDGEGGLTGGVHESWINQAKAAGATIVPSIGGWQGNKLGPNCATPEALAGAYQKVINTFGLKAIEIDIENYDEFENYTVADRIVSALGIIKRNNPGVTTILTFGTTTTGPNVHGVRLINQARALNANVDVFTIMPFDFGGGADMYTSTRNAAEGLKNQLKSTFGWNDQTAYAHMGISGMNGLSDQQEVTTPETWTRIRDYARSNGLARFTFWAVNRDRGCAGGGVVSNCSGIAQSDWEFSRISAGF
- a CDS encoding DUF1801 domain-containing protein, with translation MATSRQPVTVPTDASVDDFLAAVADERRRADALRLCAILRDVTGEPPVMWGPSIVGFGSYHGPTGDWPLAGFSPRKQQLVLYLVGGYEERYPTLLARLGPHRTGKGCLYLKRLDDVDEGTLRELVERTVRVHKGVDRSHRPE
- the bla gene encoding class A beta-lactamase, translated to MVLAPHRLVAVVSAVALAACGPADSGDAAERPTPDRPMTATASAAADRDRAFRHLEETFDARLGVYAIDTGTGATVGYRADERFAYASTFKALAAAEVLDETTDAELDRVVRYSADDLVTYSPITEKHVADGMTLRALADAAVRYSDNTAGNLLLRRLGGPQRFEKELRGVGDKVTAPARYETALNEALPGDRRDTSTARALAQDLRAYAVGDSLDPADRDILNGWLRGNTTGGELIRAGVPDGWVVGDKTGSGGYGTRNDIAVVWPPDRAPIVLAVLSSRDQKDADYDNALIARAAEVAIAVL